The DNA region caatgatcctttgttcttccgaatcgaattttccagccattcttaaagcaaatttaacatttaatagctcattcaattcagttttttatgggctttaaaatgaggtgtcgcggaagttgtaaactgctgtcgatcttgctgtgaccccctaggaaaaggttatgccccgccctgtatgtatgtatgtatgtatgtatgtatgtatgtatgtatgtatgtatgtatatatatatatatatatatatatatatatatatatatatatatatatatatatatatatatatatatatataaaatataatttttattttgtttgtttttcttttcttgttctgtgtaagctgccctgggcagcctataaatctaataaattaaattaaattattaaaaagtgATAAGGGTTTCAGTTAGATGATCctgctgcaggaactggggatgtctagtttaatgaaaagaaggactaagggggacaggatagcagtcttccaagatctcaggggctgccccaaagaagagggagtcaagctattctccaaggtacctgagtgcagaacaagaagcaatgggtggaaactaatcaaggagagaagaaacttagaactgaggagaaatttcctgacagtgagaacaattaatcagtggaacgacttgcctccagaagttgtagatgctccatcctGAACCTTTTGACCTTGTCCATGAACAAGGACCTTGCTGCTAACCACAACATACtaaggaaggagaaaatgttgTGAGCTCTCGGATCAGAAGAAATGTTCAAGGTAAACAGTCGGGGTCTAGACAAAAGTTACAGCTTCTAGGACTTTTTAGGTTAAAGCAAAGGCACCATTTAATTGGGAGCCAACAAAATGGATAAGGAGGGAAAGATTTGGGGTGGGTATACTCCTGTTGGGTCCTGCCCATCTCGTCTTTTGAGATGGGATGGAACGAAAGTTCTGGAATTTTCAGGTTGAGGAACATCAATCTGGTCTCAGGTCCATTTGAGAAGATGGGGAGAAGCCTCTAGTAGAGGATTGACAGCTGTAACAGTTACcaaagagaagaggggaaggcaGCCAATTCTGAAAAGCTGAATCCAAGTTTATTTATATaatgggattagaacctgtgctgtattacatatttatttatcagcacaaatacaatacaaatgtaacaaaggcaacagtaaaaatattggctttctgtctggatggtctcttgtgacgagccgatagacagagaaaggaagcagtaggcctcctcccatatttgggcataccaggggttgtgacactaaatacatacctatttccctggctcagctgataaaggaggagaaccttgtggcttagtggttaacacatctgcctaagatgtaatacagcacaggttctaatcacagtaagggtatggctagctgatgagagctaaatagcttgaaatagatctatactagtctctctttatttatttatcagcacaaatacagtatgtatgtatgtatgtatgtatgtatgtatgtatgtgtgtgtgtgtgtatatatatatatatatatatatatatatatatatatatatatatatataaataaataaataaataaatattatttcttccACTTCCTTGGCAACCCTGGAAGAGATTTCCAAGCAACATCGGGTTTATGGCTGAGAGTCTGAAGAGTTTAAAGAAGGGCTAAAAATTTATATCCAGTTCTTGTAACTTTAAGCCGATAGGAGGATTTAAAGAAATCGAAAGTCAAGAGAGCAACTGCAGAACTTTGCGGAGACGGTCACGCTGGCCTTCCAGGAGATCATCTTCCATTTCTGATTGATCGTATTCCTTCATCAGAGCTTCTGCTTTCTGCACCGTCGTGTCTCGGGCCCGGCCTTGAAGTCCTTCCAGATACCGCAGCAAAATGGAGAAGTATTGATCGGGGACctggaagagggagaagggagggagagcgaagTGTTTTTAGCCAGCTGCAATAAGTGGGGAGAGacggagaagagagagaaggccCAGGCAACCTGGAGAGATGGACCCTGAAGCTGGAGTTCTCTTTCTCATCCTTTGGGTCTGTGCCGTGTGGATGAAGAAAATCCAGCTTTTGGCTCAGGCGTGCATCTGCATTTAATTTACTTAGCAAGACATTCCAACTCAGGAGGATAtaaagcagcgtttctcaacctctgacactttaaaatgtgtggacttcaactcccagaattccccagccagcatggggaattctgggagttgaagtccacacctgacAGCAGTGTTCTGTCATCTCAGGGGttaccccaaagaagagggagtcaagctatcctccaaagcacctcaaggcagaacaagaagcaatgggtggaaactaatcaaggagagaagcaaggaggaatttccgacagtgaggacaattaatcagtgggatgacttgcctccagaagttgtgaattctccaacactggaagcctttaagaagatgttggatagccatttgtctggaacggtatagagcttcctgcctaggcagggggttggactagaagacctccaaggtccccttccaactttgttattctattctattcattttggaGAGGCTGAGGTTAggaaacactgatgtagagaTCAAAACAATGAAAAGCACACAGCCTGGACGATGCGAAAAAGCCAAATCTGGAAAAATGACCCACTTTCTGATGAGCCCTCATAAGGGATGCCCTCTGGTGTACCAAAAGGCAGGGGGGCAGAGACACCCCCAAAGGGCTTCTTTAAAGAGCATCAAATGTAGGGGAGGCCCACCAAATCCTGGGGACAGATAATTCCAGAGGAAGCAAATAGAGATCTGTTTTGGGGGGGTCTAATCCAGTCAAGGGGTTGACTCTACCAGATGGTGTAGGATGGGCAGAAACGACACTCTTCACTGGGGGATCCACCTCTTAGGTGGGTATCTGTCTCCCATCCCTGACCAGCTTGGGCAcccagagaaaggaaggaggtcAGCTCGGGGCATTTCCCTTGGCAAAGACTTAGATGGGCAAATGGCAGAGTTAACCAGACATTGTCGCAGGGCTGTGTGGCTGAGCCTCACCTTTGGGGATGGGGCGGGGGTCTCCTACCTTTTCTTTGTCATACATATGCAGAAGAAGCCACGTCTGCCTCGTCTTCTGAAATCTCCAGCCCTGGGGACTCGCGGACCAGCTGCAACAAAACCAGAAAGGGAAAGCAGAAGGAAGAGAGTCAAAAACCATCACCAACACCCTCCATCTCCCTTTCCAAAGGTGTCCAAGTTTTTGTTCAGATCCTGATCGGcccgggggaaaaaaaaatatcgagcaaaatgtgcaaaaaagaaagataggatggctgaggtattctgggagttgaagtccagacatcttaacaTGTTTGACAGTTTGGGAAACAGAGTCTTTGTGATGGGACCTTTATTTCAAAAACTGCTTTAAACCTTCCTAATCTGCCTACTTGGAATATGTCCGTTCACTGGGATGGATGACCCTGGGTTTCCAAAACTGTCCAGGAGGAGATTAAGACTaaaggataaaggtaaaggttctcctcgcacatatgtgctagtcgttcccgactctagggggcggtgctcatctctgtttcaaagccgaagagccagcgctgtccgaagacgtctccgtggtcatgtggcgggcatgactcaactcccgaaggcgcacggaacgctgttcccttcccaccaaaggtggtccctttttttctacttgcattttttacctgctttcgaactgctaggttggcagaagctgggacaaataacagctcgctccattacgtggcactagggatttgaaccgctgaactgacgacctttctgatcgacaagctcagcgtcttagccactgagccactgtccaGTGTTAGCGTTACCCTCCTAAGAGGTGAATTGTTACAGGGATGCATTTATATCATCCTAAAGCAGAACAACTTTAAAAGGAAACCCaccatggactagaagacctccaaggtcccttctaactctattgtTATCCTGGTTATACTTATTCAGGCACATTCAGCGTGTCTCGTCTGGCACGCTATGGAGTGCTTAGGAACAAAACCATGGCTTGTTGTAACCCAAGAAACTCCGTCATGGAGACAGGTGATCTTGAAGTGAGCGGTTGTGAAGTCGATTTTCGATTTATTTTCGATTTATTTTCGATTTTCATGGCCCACAATTCTGATTAAACAAACCTGAATTTAATTGTTTCTGATGGAATGTTTAGACCAGGTTCGGACATACTGGTAAATTAAGATGTGTCGACTTTGAGAGTTGTTTTGTATGTCTCAAATCACTGGTGCTTAGGAAACAGGCTTGGTCGTGGCCAACGATTTGTGGATATCCAAACTCAGGGAGTCTGATGAGATCTGCATTGGATCTGCCACAGCAGTGGTTAGGAGCAACTGAAGCTTTATTGGAATCAAAGCTGCTTAGAACCATCAACAATTTTTGCAAACCTTTTCCCAAATACCCGGCTTCCAAATCTAAAATATAGAGAAGGAGTTGCTGGCTTTCTTTGTGCAAACACCAAACTGCTCCCCAAGCCAAAATTTGTAACAGAAGAAGGCGACGCAAAATCTAACGCAGCTTGTTGCAAGTGTGTAAACAGGAAAATTACTTTCCTTATATAATTGAACccttgggttgggtttttttttttttttgggaaaagGACTACTGACTCTTTGATTatattatggggggggggaacctcacAAAGGTTTATCCCTATCTAACGGTATTCTTTTATTAGAAATaaagggttcactgacaaaagggcgaacgacaaaaccgcgcccgactaaaccgcggtgacaaaaccgcgagttctaaaccgcgctgacgaatgagcgctgaatcgcgccgacaacagcacggcgacagaagcgcgctgtaaacctaaacctaaccctgaccctaaacctaacgctaaccctaacgctaaccctaaacctaaccctaacccttatcttaatttaaatcgcccttctgtcgacgcgctgttgttgacgcgctgttgtcggcgcgttgacgatgtcgcggttttagcgatgaGGTTTTCTCgtgcgtgcttttgtcgggtcacagaaaTAAAGACCCCGCAGGATCAAACCAACCTGGAAATCAAGGTACACACCAGACCACACAATGGACCAGAAGCCCAGACAGAAGCCAGCAGCACAGAGCAAATGATAAGGAAGCAGAGATGGGCCATCTTTAATACGGATCAATccataggggggaaatgttatgatacaggatatagtcaaataaaggagggataatgatgacaacctatatgtatgtatgtatgtatgtatgtatatgtatatgtatatgcatatgatgtatatgtatgagtataatataaggaaactagatgaaaactgccaacagcgatttggaaaggaggattagaaaagtttgttattaaatattatggatgtttagctagaataggacgtAAGGATTCAGTgtcagtggaggattttagaaatgttaaatgaaatgccagtatgtggttatgtattaaatcttggtatattttatgatgaaggatgtttaaataattatagtcaaataaaaatggaggtacaagggtaacatgtataaatatctgagttaaaatactatgtcagaagatataagattgttttgatattggaaagatacaggttgatagatggaagaatataacttaaaactagctaaacttactgaaatttagtaataatagatataattaaacaaataatcaataatgataataatgtgtaCAATGCGTAGTGTTATGatgtaataattggatatgaatattgaatggtacctatggaaggaagattagaaattcttTTGGgttatatataaaagttaattaaaaaaattaagttagatacagttaagcttTGATTCTTGGGGTAAAATgctatgatacaggatatagtcaaataaaggagggataatgatgacaacctatatacatatatatgagtataatataaggaaactagatgaaaactgccaacagcgatttggaaaggaggattagaaaagtttgttattaaatattatggatgtttagctagaatagacataaggattcagtgttagtggaggattttagaaatattaaatgaaacgccagtatgtggttatgtattaaatctcggtatattttatgatgaaggacgtttaaataattatagtcaaataaaaatggaggtataagggtaacgtgtataaatatttgagttaaaatacttgagttaatatgaattatgcttgatgactgtggaagagatgcacgaaaaccttttgtaaccaactgatacactttctacagtatgtaaagaaggaagattttatctgTTGTGttggttttgaaaataaaaataaattctattttttttaaaaaatatggatcAATCCTGTAAGAGTTGAAAATTATTCTGTTGCAGGATTGTCTACAAGGTATGGTCAAAAGAGGCAAGATGGTGGCCCCAGCAATGGGATGGAAGTTCTACAAACACACGTCCAGAACATAGCATAATAAATGGGGACTCTGGGGATTCTCAGCCCTCCATGTCACGGTTTTGTCCCAAAAGGGCTTTTTTTATCAAGAGGCAATTGGCCTTCCtccctttgaagatgtttagcttctcatccaagaagcttcttcaaggaatatcaagaagcttcttggatgagaaacgaaacatcctgaaagaagaaaatcagtaaagtccagttgcctcttgaaacagaattggaagggaccttggaggtcttctagtccaaccccccctgtttgagcaggagaccttctaccatttcagacaaatggatgtccagtctctacttggaaagcctccagtgatggagccacccacaacgtctggaggcaagcggttccaTGGGTTCATTGCTCCCACCGCTAGGAAAtgcctccttaattctaggttgcttctctccttggttagtttccaaccattgtttctggtCTTGCCGTCTAAAAAAAAGGATGGAGCGTGCTTGACAGAGCTACTATCATACCACATCGTGGTTACCTTCATGGAGTTTTTTGACCGAACTCTGTGGGCATCCTTACActaatagactagactagaataacagagttggaagggaccttggaggtcttctagtccgtcCACCCcccccgcctaggcaggaaaccctacaccccttcagacaaatggttgtccaatctcttcttaaaaacctccagtgttggagcgtaggaggaagaagaaggacacGGCTGAAAACAGACCCACTGCCTGCCTTTCCAAGGGGATGGTCCAGCCATAGAGTCAAATCAACAAAGTTTCCTGTGTAAACCATGACACAACGCAGCTGGGCCGCTGTTTGTATCCAGATGTCCGTGCTATTTTGCACTTCATTCCGGCCCGGCCTGAAGTCTTGCCTGGAGGATGAAGCCAGTGTCTTTTGGTGGGGTGGCATGGAAGGGAAAGGGGCCTCCACTGTTGGCAGGACAGATAGATGACCATCAGGGtggccaaaactttttttttaatttttttttaaattttagacacataagcacatcaacagaaacaaacacatgacttaaaaacaacataggaacaataagttccatcgtatatcatacagcagctccgaatcggtttctttgcagttagtgttttcccttctatacatttctatcttgcgttcaaaatctccttattcgttatccatttttatatttctttatttatttatacttagctatttataccaaaatattgtttacctatattgtgctttatattcttactgtcatttattctgttacatacaattatagatatacattcacatagttattctttttctttgccattcttatacttttgttattccatttaaaaggttataatatatggtttgggttgctttgtttaccatcccatcCACCtgttttaataccactttattttccctcttttctccctcccttccttctctacttccttccttcctcctttccttccccttccttcttttcttacctctcccctactccaactcttccccttccccttcctaccctctctccttctctttctctctcttcctccctcctctccttctctttccctccctcccacccacctctccttgcctctttcttcttcccctacctctcctccacacttcttcttcctctcctactatctctccttctctttctctctcttccaccctccactcctttccattccttcgccAAAGCTTATTTTTATTCGTATATTTTCATCCGGCAGGCGATACGTTGCCaacttcaaggggggggggagggagggaaaggggagaaaaagcaCCATATtcctcattttcttcttcttccctccccacaAGAATGTCTTTCAATGCAACGTTACAGCAGAAgcccgtgatggagaacccatgGCCCGCATGCCAGTCTTCACGTGCAACGGTCTTTG from Thamnophis elegans isolate rThaEle1 chromosome 14, rThaEle1.pri, whole genome shotgun sequence includes:
- the C14H7orf50 gene encoding uncharacterized protein C7orf50 homolog; protein product: MSPSKVEKQEEEEAEEELSPEEKRVLERKLKKERNKAQKKLMREATVGAQKNQPPKPSGAELALDYLTSWSASPQGWRFQKTRQTWLLLHMYDKEKVPDQYFSILLRYLEGLQGRARDTTVQKAEALMKEYDQSEMEDDLLEGQRDRLRKVLQLLS